In Rhodobacter sp. 24-YEA-8, the following are encoded in one genomic region:
- the gpt gene encoding xanthine phosphoribosyltransferase has protein sequence MAADRLPHEKGFHISWDQIHRDARALSWRLDGKGPGAGGQWRAVVAITRGGLVPAMIVARELDIRVIDTISVKSYNHQAQASAVVTKSPQPELMEDGAGILIVDDLVDSGKTLELVRRLYPKAHFATVYAKPHGKPQVDTYVTEVSQDTWIFFPWDMALQYVQPYRGTD, from the coding sequence ATGGCCGCTGACCGCCTGCCACATGAGAAAGGGTTCCATATCAGCTGGGACCAGATCCACCGCGATGCACGCGCTTTGTCCTGGCGGCTGGACGGCAAGGGCCCGGGCGCGGGCGGCCAGTGGCGCGCCGTTGTGGCGATCACACGCGGTGGGCTGGTGCCGGCCATGATCGTGGCGCGCGAGCTCGATATCCGCGTGATCGATACGATCAGCGTGAAAAGCTACAATCACCAGGCCCAGGCCTCGGCGGTGGTGACCAAATCGCCCCAGCCCGAGCTGATGGAAGACGGCGCCGGTATCCTGATCGTCGACGATCTTGTCGACAGCGGCAAAACGCTGGAACTGGTGCGCAGGCTTTACCCGAAAGCGCATTTCGCCACCGTTTATGCCAAGCCGCATGGCAAGCCGCAGGTCGACACCTATGTCACCGAGGTCAGCCAAGACACCTGGATCTTCTTCCCCTGGGATATGGCGCTGCAATACGTGCAGCCCTATCGCGGCACCGACTGA
- a CDS encoding LysE family translocator translates to MGLSAFLAAYFLHLIAAASPGPAVLMTARTAVTEGMRTSFFLACGIGFGAVFWALAALFGLAVLFKLAPALFWGFKITGALFLLWIAFNMWRHAPEPLGDNSGQPPRGALAALWLGLATQFSNPKAAVFFGAIFVGTVPPGTTWPWLTALLIAVFLNEVLFNLLIARLFSLERTRRAYARLKTVIDRCFGGILALLSFKIAAT, encoded by the coding sequence ATGGGCCTCAGCGCATTCCTTGCAGCCTATTTCCTGCATCTGATCGCCGCGGCCTCTCCGGGCCCGGCGGTTCTGATGACAGCGAGAACGGCTGTGACCGAGGGCATGCGCACGAGCTTCTTTCTCGCCTGCGGCATCGGCTTCGGGGCGGTGTTCTGGGCACTGGCAGCGCTTTTCGGGCTGGCGGTGCTTTTCAAACTCGCCCCGGCGCTGTTCTGGGGCTTCAAGATCACGGGCGCGCTGTTCCTTCTGTGGATCGCGTTCAATATGTGGCGCCACGCGCCCGAACCCCTGGGCGATAACAGCGGTCAGCCGCCGCGCGGCGCGCTGGCCGCGCTCTGGCTCGGGCTTGCCACCCAGTTCTCAAATCCCAAGGCGGCGGTGTTTTTCGGGGCCATCTTTGTCGGCACCGTGCCGCCGGGCACCACCTGGCCCTGGCTGACCGCGCTTCTGATCGCGGTCTTCCTTAACGAGGTTCTCTTCAATCTTCTGATTGCGCGGCTCTTCTCGCTTGAACGCACCCGCCGCGCCTATGCCCGGCTGAAAACCGTAATCGACCGGTGTTTCGGCGGCATACTCGCCCTACTCAGCTTTAAAATCGCCGCTACCTGA
- the fabI gene encoding enoyl-ACP reductase FabI, with amino-acid sequence MSTGLMAGKRGLIMGLANDKSIAWGVAQALAGAGAELAFSYQGEALKKRVEPLASSLGEPLLFECDVASEESLDALFDGLKAKWGTIDFVVHAIGFSDKNELRGRYADTSRANFAMSMDISVYSFTAVARRAGAMMGRGGAMLTLTYYGAEKVMPHYNVMGVAKAALEASVKYLAEDFGRDGIRVNAISAGPIKTLAASGIGDFRYILKWNELNSPLRRNVTQEEVGKSALYLLSDLGSGTTGENLHVDAGYHVVGMKAIDAPDIDVVTGKKD; translated from the coding sequence ATGTCAACCGGACTGATGGCTGGCAAACGCGGGCTGATCATGGGCCTTGCCAATGACAAATCGATTGCCTGGGGCGTGGCCCAGGCACTGGCAGGAGCGGGCGCCGAACTTGCCTTCTCTTATCAGGGTGAAGCGCTTAAAAAACGGGTTGAGCCACTGGCTTCCAGCCTGGGTGAGCCGCTTCTGTTCGAATGTGATGTGGCAAGCGAAGAATCGCTCGATGCTTTGTTCGACGGGCTTAAGGCAAAATGGGGCACGATTGATTTCGTGGTTCATGCCATTGGCTTTTCCGACAAGAACGAATTGCGCGGGCGTTATGCCGATACAAGCCGCGCCAATTTCGCAATGTCGATGGATATTTCGGTCTACAGCTTTACCGCTGTGGCCCGGCGCGCAGGCGCAATGATGGGACGGGGCGGCGCGATGCTGACCCTCACCTATTACGGCGCCGAAAAGGTGATGCCGCATTACAATGTGATGGGCGTGGCCAAAGCGGCGCTGGAGGCATCGGTGAAATATCTGGCCGAAGATTTCGGCCGTGACGGGATCCGCGTCAATGCGATCTCGGCCGGTCCGATCAAGACGCTGGCGGCTTCCGGCATTGGCGATTTCCGTTATATCCTGAAATGGAACGAGCTGAATTCGCCCCTGCGCCGCAATGTGACCCAGGAAGAGGTCGGGAAATCCGCGCTCTATCTGTTGTCGGATCTGGGCAGCGGCACCACGGGCGAGAACCTGCATGTCGATGCGGGCTATCATGTCGTCGGCATGAAGGCGATTGATGCCCCCGATATCGACGTTGTGACCGGCAAGAAGGACTGA
- the pdxH gene encoding pyridoxamine 5'-phosphate oxidase — translation MERTGIFKGDDPFAIARSWLAEAEASEMNDPNAIALATVDEAGLPDVRMVLLKEIAAESFVFYTNYTSVKGREIEASGKAAFVLHWKSLRRQIRVRGTVTREEGRVADDYYRSRSLTSRLGAWASRQSQPLSSREALMAEVAKVTVTKGPIPSRPPFWGGFRITPLEIEFWADGAFRLHDRFRWSRIGGDDVEGSERVASGSGDWTVLRLNP, via the coding sequence ATGGAACGGACCGGAATATTCAAAGGCGACGATCCTTTTGCGATCGCGCGCAGCTGGCTGGCCGAAGCCGAAGCTTCAGAAATGAATGATCCGAATGCGATTGCGCTGGCGACGGTGGACGAGGCGGGGCTTCCGGATGTGCGCATGGTGTTGCTGAAGGAAATCGCGGCCGAATCCTTTGTCTTTTATACAAATTATACTTCGGTGAAGGGGCGCGAGATCGAGGCTTCGGGCAAGGCGGCTTTCGTTCTGCACTGGAAAAGCCTGCGCCGGCAGATCCGCGTGCGCGGCACGGTCACGCGCGAGGAAGGCCGGGTCGCCGATGACTATTACCGGAGCCGCAGCCTGACGAGCCGGCTTGGCGCCTGGGCCAGCCGGCAATCACAGCCCTTGTCCTCGCGTGAGGCGCTGATGGCCGAAGTGGCAAAAGTTACCGTGACGAAAGGGCCGATTCCGTCGCGGCCGCCATTCTGGGGCGGATTTCGCATCACGCCGCTGGAGATCGAGTTCTGGGCAGATGGCGCTTTCCGCCTGCATGACCGGTTCCGCTGGAGCCGTATCGGGGGCGATGACGTGGAGGGCAGCGAAAGGGTTGCAAGCGGTTCGGGCGATTGGACAGTCCTGCGGCTCAACCCCTGA
- a CDS encoding cold-shock protein, with product MTEEEKATQVLQGRVKWFDPAKGFGFIVSDITNADILLHANVLRNFGQSSVADGAGVTVRIQTTPRGVQAVEVLAIEPPEGPVVPLGELAGELSAADLSVLPMEPARVKWFDKAKGFGFANAFGRAEDIFIHVEVLRVSGFADLMSGEAVALKVIEGRRGRMAVQVLSWERAIVAQTGEAE from the coding sequence ATGACTGAAGAAGAGAAGGCCACGCAGGTGTTGCAGGGCCGGGTGAAGTGGTTTGATCCGGCTAAAGGCTTTGGCTTCATCGTCAGCGATATTACCAATGCCGATATCCTGTTGCACGCGAATGTTCTGCGCAACTTCGGGCAGAGTTCAGTCGCGGATGGAGCAGGAGTCACCGTACGGATCCAGACTACACCACGCGGTGTACAAGCGGTTGAAGTTCTTGCGATTGAACCTCCGGAAGGGCCTGTTGTGCCCCTGGGGGAACTGGCGGGTGAGCTTTCGGCAGCGGATTTATCTGTTCTGCCGATGGAGCCTGCACGTGTAAAATGGTTCGACAAAGCCAAGGGATTTGGCTTCGCCAATGCTTTCGGGCGGGCGGAAGACATATTCATCCATGTCGAGGTCTTGCGGGTCTCGGGTTTTGCGGATCTGATGTCAGGCGAGGCGGTGGCGCTCAAGGTGATTGAGGGCCGGCGTGGCAGAATGGCAGTGCAGGTGCTGAGTTGGGAACGTGCAATCGTCGCCCAGACGGGCGAAGCCGAATGA
- a CDS encoding DUF192 domain-containing protein, with protein MSGVAVPGLPFAGAAQAAQTCSLSRIDLRPPAKAGQGEPQSFSVEIADTAASRAQGLMYRESLAPEAGMLFIYETPRRAEFWMKNTLIPLDIIFADSRGRVTVVHENAVPGDETPIPGGDNVLYVLEINGGLAKKTGIVPGSEMRHPLISAGAWPCR; from the coding sequence CTGAGCGGTGTGGCTGTGCCAGGCCTGCCCTTTGCCGGCGCGGCACAGGCGGCGCAAACCTGTTCCCTGTCACGCATCGACCTGCGCCCGCCCGCGAAAGCAGGGCAGGGGGAACCCCAGAGCTTTTCCGTCGAAATCGCCGATACGGCTGCCAGCCGCGCTCAGGGTCTGATGTATCGCGAAAGCCTCGCGCCCGAGGCAGGGATGCTCTTCATCTATGAGACACCGCGTCGCGCCGAGTTCTGGATGAAGAACACGCTGATCCCGCTCGACATCATTTTCGCCGATTCACGGGGGCGGGTGACGGTGGTGCATGAAAACGCCGTCCCGGGCGATGAGACGCCGATTCCGGGCGGTGACAATGTTCTCTACGTGCTCGAGATCAATGGCGGGCTGGCAAAGAAAACCGGAATCGTTCCGGGCAGTGAGATGCGCCATCCGCTGATCAGCGCGGGTGCCTGGCCCTGTCGCTGA
- a CDS encoding tyrosine-type recombinase/integrase, translated as MDGDTRMTIRAGGEEAQTTMGAVAGINKALDKASRKSKRTPMKETEADKKVTTQKDMRNSFFHPKNGIDTKFGKIDADAFDDPRIRRKVLEWRDKIGGKVGDDRLRHLQRLVKFGIDRAMILQNHLRDIPALYSSDRAEIMWSEAEIDDFVAGAPPQVGRILIVATETGLRPGDLVRLTRDDILPTPHGRRIVLRTRKRGRLASIPVTPRLAALIDDMPKHQTYLIINKGGEAYSHENYLGDSVSEWRDKLKMRKELRLYDARGTAATRLLAAGAELKEIAVAMGWSIKHAAEVIENYVALSPQMADGIGDKLARLRDTTGTKL; from the coding sequence ATGGACGGCGATACGCGCATGACCATCCGGGCTGGCGGAGAGGAAGCCCAAACGACGATGGGCGCCGTCGCCGGGATCAACAAGGCCCTCGACAAGGCCTCCCGGAAATCGAAGCGCACACCAATGAAGGAAACCGAGGCCGACAAGAAGGTGACCACCCAAAAGGATATGCGCAACAGTTTCTTTCATCCCAAAAACGGGATTGATACCAAATTTGGCAAGATCGACGCGGACGCCTTTGACGACCCTCGAATTCGACGCAAGGTCCTGGAGTGGCGCGACAAGATCGGCGGCAAAGTCGGAGATGACCGACTGCGCCACCTGCAGCGTCTGGTAAAGTTCGGAATCGACCGCGCAATGATACTGCAGAATCATCTGCGGGATATCCCCGCCCTGTATTCGTCAGATCGCGCGGAGATTATGTGGAGCGAGGCCGAGATCGACGACTTCGTAGCCGGTGCACCACCCCAAGTGGGCAGGATTCTGATTGTAGCAACCGAGACCGGCCTGCGGCCGGGCGATCTGGTCCGCCTTACGCGTGATGACATATTACCCACACCGCATGGCCGCAGGATTGTACTGCGGACCCGCAAACGAGGCCGACTGGCATCGATCCCAGTAACGCCGCGCCTGGCGGCATTGATCGATGATATGCCGAAGCATCAGACCTACCTCATCATCAACAAGGGGGGCGAGGCCTACAGCCACGAAAACTACCTGGGTGATTCTGTCAGTGAATGGCGAGACAAGCTCAAGATGAGGAAGGAGCTCCGCCTTTACGACGCGCGAGGAACGGCCGCCACCCGGCTTCTGGCTGCCGGCGCAGAACTCAAAGAGATCGCGGTTGCGATGGGATGGTCCATCAAACATGCGGCGGAGGTTATCGAAAACTACGTCGCGCTGTCACCGCAAATGGCAGACGGAATTGGCGACAAGCTGGCCCGCCTTCGGGACACAACCGGAACAAAGCTGTAA
- a CDS encoding DUF3696 domain-containing protein, with protein sequence MANGVKVKHLTDRHFEIAVVGSDGLDHNIADVGFGCSQVLPVLVSGLKSMIRQKLPSGRVSFGHSTLVVQEPEIHLHPNAQAELGSFFVGVANKGPQVFLETHSDNMVLRVARHIAAGDIDADAVRIFYIRDDNGTKSVSRIEFDESGRFKPEWPGGFFPQRQSESFELAKASVARVKKIDATNRN encoded by the coding sequence ATAGCAAATGGCGTCAAAGTAAAACATCTTACGGACAGGCACTTTGAGATCGCGGTAGTGGGTAGTGATGGACTAGACCACAACATAGCTGACGTGGGGTTTGGGTGCAGTCAAGTGCTGCCGGTTCTTGTTTCTGGCTTAAAATCAATGATTAGGCAGAAGTTGCCCAGCGGGAGAGTTTCTTTTGGACATTCGACCCTAGTTGTTCAAGAGCCGGAAATTCACCTGCATCCAAATGCCCAAGCTGAACTGGGTTCATTTTTTGTTGGAGTCGCAAATAAGGGACCCCAGGTTTTCCTTGAAACTCACAGCGACAACATGGTTTTGCGTGTCGCTCGCCACATCGCAGCAGGGGACATTGATGCTGATGCTGTGAGAATATTTTACATAAGAGATGACAATGGCACGAAGAGCGTTTCACGGATAGAGTTTGATGAATCTGGAAGATTTAAACCCGAGTGGCCGGGCGGATTCTTCCCTCAACGACAATCAGAATCTTTTGAACTAGCCAAGGCCTCCGTTGCAAGGGTGAAAAAAATTGATGCCACCAACCGTAATTGA
- a CDS encoding HNH endonuclease signature motif containing protein, which translates to MQSPSPCSGDVMPAPPRLCSCGAIIPAGELCACQRDTIRARKRRYDATRPNSRQRGYTRQWEALRTEFLRLHPTCAFCGAGAEVVDHIQRHHGNVALVMNWNNLQALCKRCHDSEKQRSENKRLS; encoded by the coding sequence ATGCAGTCGCCGTCACCTTGCTCTGGTGACGTGATGCCAGCGCCGCCCCGTCTCTGTTCATGTGGTGCCATTATTCCGGCTGGTGAACTTTGCGCTTGCCAGCGTGATACCATCCGCGCCCGCAAGCGCCGGTATGATGCAACCCGCCCGAACAGCCGCCAGCGCGGCTATACGCGCCAGTGGGAAGCCCTACGGACCGAGTTCCTGCGCCTGCACCCGACTTGTGCGTTCTGCGGTGCTGGTGCCGAGGTTGTGGACCATATCCAGCGCCACCACGGCAACGTGGCGCTAGTGATGAACTGGAACAACCTGCAAGCCCTCTGCAAGCGCTGCCACGATTCCGAGAAGCAAAGATCCGAAAATAAAAGGCTAAGTTGA
- a CDS encoding tail assembly protein has translation MRTIHLHGSLGREFGHKIRLAVDTVKEAIDALQANFPKFFNTIRNGHFRVIVGKTQKNGMELDEAMLPGFKLGTQDLFIVPVIKGSKRGGLGKIIAGVALIGLASLGGAALAAPLFAGGSMSMGSIAGAMGASLMLTGVATLLAPELKAEENEKSFTMTGPQNTTREGGIIPIAYGRVWTGGTMINGALSIHNREDIASNGGMIGKFLGKSTTS, from the coding sequence ATGAGAACGATACATCTTCACGGCAGCTTGGGCCGTGAGTTCGGCCATAAGATCAGGCTGGCGGTTGATACCGTCAAAGAGGCCATTGACGCCCTGCAAGCGAACTTCCCCAAGTTCTTCAATACCATCCGCAACGGCCATTTCCGGGTGATTGTCGGAAAGACCCAAAAGAACGGCATGGAACTGGATGAAGCCATGTTGCCGGGCTTCAAACTTGGCACCCAAGACCTGTTCATTGTCCCGGTTATCAAAGGTTCAAAACGCGGTGGCCTCGGCAAGATCATTGCAGGGGTTGCACTGATCGGGCTTGCCTCCCTCGGTGGCGCGGCCCTTGCTGCCCCGTTGTTCGCGGGCGGCAGTATGAGCATGGGTTCCATTGCAGGCGCTATGGGAGCCAGCCTCATGCTTACCGGCGTGGCGACCTTGCTGGCCCCGGAGCTGAAAGCCGAGGAAAACGAAAAGTCCTTCACCATGACCGGCCCGCAAAACACAACCCGCGAAGGGGGTATCATCCCTATTGCTTATGGTCGGGTTTGGACGGGTGGCACCATGATCAATGGGGCGCTGAGCATCCACAACCGCGAGGACATCGCCAGCAATGGCGGCATGATTGGAAAATTCCTCGGGAAGTCCACCACCAGTTAA